The following are encoded in a window of Planctomycetaceae bacterium genomic DNA:
- a CDS encoding fucose isomerase → MTTSNCPLLGVAPIGKFVFSHEDAMAYKARIEALLTRLGVNYVNLDAALPDGMVRDQRHVDAAVNELRGKNIDALFLPHCNFGTEGAAGMIARKLNVPTLLWGPRDEAPLADGSRLRDTLCGLFASSKVLRKLGVTFTYIENCRMEEPALAEGIVQFMAAANVVKGWRRMRIGMVGKRIDFFYTCIVNESELLERFGIEIVPIDLIDIIAATRTRAAGARKSYLDEIEQLKTQHRLELEGFDGPDAFINVLALRDEMLHRATDLGLTAFAIESFMSICNELGSMIEFVHGELAQSGIPCSTETDIHGAISCQLLQHAAMGAEPTFLADLTIRHPSRDDAVLLWHCGFPLSLAHPQSRRSVGPHWILPGIEPGSCHWRMKDGPLTVCRFDGDTGSYRLCSGQGETCQGPDTQNVYAWMKVADWPKWERTFIMGPYIHHVAAAYGHHAAVLKEASRYMNGVEWESPEE, encoded by the coding sequence ATGACAACTTCGAACTGTCCCCTGCTGGGGGTTGCCCCCATCGGGAAGTTCGTCTTCTCGCATGAAGACGCCATGGCGTACAAGGCCCGCATCGAGGCGCTGCTGACCCGGCTGGGCGTCAACTACGTCAACCTCGACGCGGCGCTGCCTGATGGAATGGTGCGCGACCAGCGGCACGTGGACGCGGCCGTCAATGAGCTGCGCGGCAAGAACATCGACGCGCTGTTCCTGCCCCACTGCAATTTCGGCACCGAGGGCGCCGCGGGCATGATCGCCCGCAAGCTGAATGTGCCCACGCTGCTGTGGGGTCCGCGCGACGAGGCGCCGCTGGCCGACGGCTCGCGCCTGCGCGATACGCTCTGCGGGCTTTTCGCCTCCAGCAAGGTCCTGCGAAAGCTCGGCGTCACGTTCACGTACATCGAGAACTGCCGCATGGAAGAGCCCGCCCTGGCGGAGGGCATCGTGCAGTTCATGGCCGCGGCGAACGTCGTCAAAGGCTGGCGGCGGATGCGCATCGGCATGGTCGGCAAGCGCATCGACTTCTTCTACACCTGCATCGTCAACGAGAGCGAACTGCTCGAGCGATTCGGCATCGAGATCGTGCCCATCGACCTGATCGACATCATCGCCGCCACCCGCACGCGTGCCGCGGGCGCCCGCAAGAGCTATCTCGACGAGATCGAACAGCTCAAGACGCAGCACCGCCTGGAACTGGAGGGCTTCGACGGCCCCGACGCGTTCATCAACGTGCTGGCCCTGCGCGACGAAATGCTGCACCGCGCAACCGACCTGGGCCTTACGGCATTCGCCATCGAGAGCTTCATGTCGATCTGCAACGAACTGGGCTCGATGATCGAGTTCGTCCACGGCGAATTGGCCCAGAGCGGGATCCCCTGCTCGACCGAGACCGACATCCACGGCGCGATCAGTTGCCAGTTGCTCCAGCACGCCGCAATGGGCGCCGAGCCGACGTTCCTGGCGGACCTGACGATCCGCCACCCCTCCCGCGACGACGCGGTGCTGCTGTGGCACTGCGGATTCCCGCTGAGCCTGGCGCACCCGCAAAGCCGCCGCAGCGTCGGCCCGCACTGGATCCTGCCGGGCATCGAGCCGGGCTCGTGCCACTGGCGCATGAAGGACGGCCCGCTGACCGTGTGCCGCTTCGACGGCGACACCGGCAGCTACCGCCTCTGCAGCGGCCAGGGCGAAACCTGCCAAGGCCCCGACACGCAGAACGTCTACGCGTGGATGAAGGTTGCCGATTGGCCCAAGTGGGAACGCACCTTCATCATGGGCCCGTACATCCACCACGTGGCGGCCGCCTACGGCCATCACGCCGCGGTGCTCAAAGAAGCCTCGCGATATATGAACGGGGTTGAATGGGAATCGCCCGAAGAATAG
- a CDS encoding TraR/DksA C4-type zinc finger protein: MAEKARVNKDKKAAKSSKAAKPVKKTKPAAFAPEASKPAASPKVKCQLSKGELAEVRQLLLQKRQSLLGDLSGMEATAMRSRQGHGELSHMPTHLADLGSDNYEQEFTLGLLESERALLVEIDQALERIDRGTYGICLGTGEAIGKSRLMARPWAKYTIEYARLIEKGLAKPVEEMAAQADGEDENVKARPADEEDVDEDEDEEDEAADDEDDEKERDDALDDE, from the coding sequence GTGGCAGAAAAGGCTCGCGTCAACAAAGACAAGAAGGCGGCAAAGTCCTCCAAAGCAGCCAAACCGGTCAAGAAGACCAAGCCTGCGGCGTTCGCGCCCGAGGCATCCAAGCCGGCGGCGTCTCCCAAGGTCAAGTGCCAGTTGAGCAAGGGCGAGTTGGCGGAGGTTCGCCAACTGTTACTCCAGAAGCGACAGTCACTTCTGGGCGATCTGAGCGGGATGGAAGCCACGGCCATGCGGTCTCGTCAAGGTCACGGCGAGCTTTCCCACATGCCCACGCACCTGGCCGATTTGGGCAGCGACAACTACGAGCAGGAGTTCACCCTCGGTCTGCTCGAAAGTGAGCGGGCGCTGCTGGTTGAGATTGACCAGGCCCTGGAACGCATCGACCGCGGAACCTACGGTATCTGCCTGGGTACCGGCGAAGCCATCGGCAAGAGCCGCCTCATGGCCAGACCTTGGGCCAAGTACACCATCGAATACGCCCGCCTGATCGAAAAAGGCCTGGCCAAGCCCGTCGAAGAAATGGCCGCACAGGCCGACGGCGAAGACGAGAACGTCAAGGCTCGTCCCGCCGATGAAGAAGACGTCGACGAGGATGAAGACGAAGAAGATGAAGCCGCTGACGACGAAGACGACGAGAAGGAACGCGACGACGCCCTTGACGACGAGTAG
- a CDS encoding signal peptidase II, with protein sequence MSPAKQRPPTAADPQHRADTEPAVKSPLAVILFLLVAAAGLASDLGSKHYVFQQLLDDPDLAVKADRIYARLQEDHPGRPAEQLSKEVLDILSPRTQTVAGTRLTISTNPGVVFGLPMPRLVVAAVTILTSGLIFYFFAASDRKAWWTHVAMALLLGGALGNLYDRLFSCVAIPDASMPPIRYHVRDFVDWGQLGYPYVFNIADALLVAGVAMLILHWFASARRESKKQKK encoded by the coding sequence GTGAGCCCCGCCAAACAGCGCCCGCCGACCGCGGCCGATCCGCAGCATCGCGCCGATACTGAGCCGGCTGTGAAAAGCCCCTTGGCGGTGATTCTGTTTCTGCTGGTGGCCGCCGCCGGCTTAGCCAGCGATCTGGGGTCCAAACACTACGTCTTCCAGCAACTGCTGGACGATCCTGACCTGGCTGTCAAAGCCGACCGGATCTACGCCCGCCTGCAGGAAGACCACCCCGGCCGTCCCGCTGAACAACTCTCCAAAGAGGTCCTCGATATTCTCTCGCCCCGCACGCAAACCGTCGCCGGAACGCGACTGACGATCTCCACCAATCCCGGCGTGGTGTTCGGTCTGCCCATGCCACGGCTGGTAGTGGCTGCGGTGACGATCCTGACCTCCGGGTTGATTTTCTACTTCTTCGCCGCTTCGGACCGCAAGGCCTGGTGGACGCACGTGGCGATGGCCCTGCTGCTGGGCGGGGCGCTGGGCAATCTGTATGACCGCCTGTTCAGTTGCGTGGCGATCCCCGACGCCTCCATGCCGCCCATACGCTACCACGTGCGGGACTTCGTCGACTGGGGGCAACTGGGCTACCCCTACGTCTTCAACATCGCCGACGCCCTGCTGGTGGCCGGCGTGGCCATGCTGATCCTGCACTGGTTCGCCTCCGCCCGAAGGGAATCCAAGAAACAAAAGAAGTAG
- the rlmN gene encoding 23S rRNA (adenine(2503)-C(2))-methyltransferase RlmN → MPASILDMSRDELRQAVTHAGFPVYRADQLADWVFVKGITDPAAMTNLPKARQSAPPSPDAAATCALGVEILSSRLVASDQDADGTTKLLIEFADGQRAETVLIPEPSRATACLSTQIGCAMGCRFCASGAGGFVRNMTAAEILQQVLHLRHALANPGAMAAPRITNVVFMGMGEPLANYAATIAAVGSLIDPDRFALSARSITISTIGPARAIRRLANENLPITLAISLHAPTDELRRSIMPAVRDSIDELMSAAEYFFQSRKREVTLEYVLIDSVNDTMLCADALANLARRVRCNVNLIALNPTDDCPYNRPTSGAVRNFAARLKNRGVNVHVRQSRGGGQSAACGQLRLRKEPQE, encoded by the coding sequence ATGCCCGCCAGTATTCTCGACATGTCGCGAGACGAACTGCGCCAGGCGGTCACCCACGCTGGGTTTCCCGTCTATCGCGCCGACCAACTGGCCGACTGGGTCTTCGTCAAAGGCATCACCGACCCGGCCGCCATGACCAACCTGCCCAAGGCAAGACAGTCAGCCCCCCCCTCCCCCGACGCCGCCGCAACGTGCGCCCTGGGAGTGGAGATCCTCAGCTCCCGCCTCGTCGCCTCCGACCAGGACGCCGACGGAACGACCAAGCTCTTGATCGAGTTCGCCGACGGCCAGCGGGCAGAGACCGTGCTGATACCCGAACCCTCGCGCGCCACCGCCTGCCTGTCCACCCAGATCGGCTGCGCCATGGGCTGCCGCTTCTGCGCCAGCGGCGCCGGCGGGTTCGTGCGGAACATGACCGCCGCCGAAATCCTCCAGCAAGTGCTCCACCTGCGCCACGCCCTGGCTAATCCGGGTGCCATGGCGGCGCCGCGCATCACCAACGTCGTCTTCATGGGCATGGGCGAACCGCTGGCGAACTATGCCGCCACCATCGCCGCCGTCGGCTCGCTGATCGACCCTGACCGCTTCGCCCTCTCGGCCCGGTCCATCACGATCTCGACCATCGGACCGGCCCGGGCCATCCGCCGCCTGGCCAATGAGAACCTCCCCATTACGCTGGCCATCTCCCTCCACGCGCCGACCGATGAGCTGCGCCGCTCGATCATGCCCGCCGTCCGGGACAGCATCGACGAACTGATGTCGGCCGCGGAATACTTCTTCCAGTCGCGCAAGCGCGAGGTGACGCTCGAGTACGTGTTGATCGATTCGGTCAACGACACCATGCTCTGCGCCGATGCGCTGGCAAATCTCGCCCGGCGCGTGCGGTGCAACGTGAACCTGATCGCTCTTAATCCCACCGACGATTGCCCGTATAATAGGCCCACCAGCGGCGCGGTCCGCAACTTCGCCGCCCGCCTGAAAAACCGCGGCGTCAACGTACACGTGCGCCAGTCGCGCGGGGGCGGACAGTCCGCCGCGTGCGGACAATTGCGCCTGCGAAAGGAACCGCAGGAATAG
- a CDS encoding sigma-70 family RNA polymerase sigma factor, translated as MLRYQAGEAAAFDELIARNTQRVHAIVSRFILDPIMVEDLTQEVFLRVFRASKRYKPTARFSTFLYRIAANLSFNALRARKNSPTVPLDGYSTSQDEDYQRQIPDYRQEAPGHGLSQHEMNDLLAQAVNDLPENQRIAIILNKYEGSSYRDIAYVLKCSPMAVKSLLSRARTSLRDSLKKYMSH; from the coding sequence ATGCTGCGTTACCAGGCCGGCGAGGCCGCAGCTTTCGACGAACTCATCGCCCGAAACACGCAGCGCGTACACGCGATCGTTTCCCGTTTCATCCTCGACCCGATCATGGTCGAAGACCTCACGCAGGAAGTCTTCCTGCGCGTCTTCCGAGCGTCGAAACGCTACAAGCCCACCGCCCGCTTCAGCACGTTCCTGTACCGAATCGCCGCCAACTTATCCTTCAACGCCCTGCGGGCCAGAAAGAACTCCCCCACCGTCCCACTCGACGGCTACAGCACTTCGCAGGACGAAGACTACCAAAGGCAGATTCCCGATTACCGCCAGGAAGCCCCCGGACACGGTCTTTCCCAGCACGAAATGAACGACCTGCTCGCCCAGGCCGTCAACGACCTGCCCGAAAATCAACGCATCGCCATCATCCTTAATAAGTATGAAGGCAGCTCCTACCGCGATATCGCCTACGTGCTGAAATGCTCTCCCATGGCCGTCAAGAGCCTCCTCAGCCGAGCGCGAACTTCGCTGCGCGATTCGCTGAAGAAATACATGTCGCACTAG
- a CDS encoding DUF3106 domain-containing protein: MTTWRNFLAIAAAGIIFLTAQAASADDPKPAAGSIARQLLLKRRLEKIAAGTLSASLEHNRRQWEQLSPEQRDQMRRTALAFESANPAEQKRLLERYEQLSRMTPQKQQAYRERARWLQVVVASFTAEQRAQMRDMPADQRAKMLLDRKAELIRDGKLNVESAATQPATQPAVKQAP; encoded by the coding sequence ATGACGACCTGGAGAAACTTTCTGGCGATAGCTGCCGCGGGGATTATCTTCCTGACCGCGCAGGCCGCCTCGGCCGACGACCCCAAACCCGCCGCAGGAAGCATCGCGCGGCAGTTGCTGCTCAAGCGGCGGCTGGAGAAGATCGCCGCCGGAACGCTGTCGGCGTCGCTCGAACACAATCGCCGCCAGTGGGAGCAGCTCTCGCCCGAGCAGCGCGACCAGATGCGCCGCACCGCCTTGGCCTTTGAGAGCGCCAACCCCGCCGAACAGAAACGCCTGCTGGAACGCTACGAACAGCTCAGCCGCATGACGCCCCAGAAGCAGCAGGCCTACCGCGAGCGGGCCAGGTGGCTCCAGGTCGTCGTGGCCAGCTTCACCGCCGAGCAGCGAGCCCAAATGCGGGACATGCCCGCCGACCAACGCGCCAAGATGCTCCTTGACCGCAAGGCCGAGTTGATCCGCGACGGAAAACTCAACGTCGAATCCGCCGCCACACAACCGGCCACCCAGCCGGCCGTGAAACAGGCGCCCTGA
- a CDS encoding tyrosine-type recombinase/integrase, whose product MSTLPPDAPVPDPACDVQENRSKNTPSLCRHKKTNQGYVIIDGRWFYLGDYDQPRTKQRYHQLIAEWLACGRMLPQDKNTLTIIELADLFWQYAKTYYVSPTGKPTTELAHFKQLLKMIKKLYGFSKAADFGPLALKALRQEMIDKGWCRINVNHHVGRIKRIFRWATENELVPGNSYHSLQAVVGLKRGHCQVREGRTVRPVPMHMVEAIRPFVSQQVWAIIQLQLFTAARSGEIVIMRPCDIDRSGKIWVYKPTDHKTAYRGHERNIYMGPNAQKIVTKYLLRPGEAYCFSPIEAEAARREKMHEDRDTPLSCGNKPGSNRKDKPSRLRHDHYDPQSYGNAIAQACERAFPLPENLGRKKGESRDAFFKRLKKDPDLREQVKQWRREHRWHPHQLRHNAATELRKEFGLESARIILGHRSSAVTTIYAEEDNRRALEVMAKFG is encoded by the coding sequence ATGAGTACCCTGCCCCCCGATGCCCCTGTCCCTGATCCTGCGTGCGATGTTCAGGAAAACCGCTCGAAAAATACTCCATCCCTCTGCCGCCATAAAAAAACCAACCAAGGCTATGTCATCATCGACGGCCGATGGTTTTACCTGGGCGACTATGACCAGCCCAGGACGAAGCAGCGCTATCACCAACTCATCGCCGAGTGGCTGGCCTGCGGGCGCATGTTGCCCCAGGACAAGAACACCCTGACGATCATCGAACTGGCGGACCTGTTCTGGCAGTATGCCAAGACGTACTACGTCTCCCCCACCGGCAAGCCCACCACCGAGCTGGCGCACTTCAAGCAACTGCTCAAGATGATCAAGAAACTCTACGGATTCTCAAAAGCCGCCGACTTTGGCCCCCTGGCCCTCAAGGCACTCCGCCAGGAGATGATTGATAAAGGCTGGTGCCGCATCAACGTCAACCACCACGTTGGCCGCATCAAACGCATCTTCCGCTGGGCCACCGAAAACGAACTGGTGCCCGGCAACAGCTATCACTCGCTGCAGGCCGTCGTGGGCCTGAAACGCGGCCACTGCCAGGTCCGGGAGGGTCGCACCGTCAGGCCCGTGCCGATGCACATGGTCGAGGCTATCAGGCCCTTCGTCAGCCAACAGGTCTGGGCGATCATCCAGCTTCAACTGTTCACCGCCGCCCGCAGCGGCGAGATCGTCATCATGCGGCCCTGCGACATTGACCGCAGCGGAAAGATTTGGGTCTACAAACCCACCGACCACAAGACCGCCTATCGCGGCCACGAACGCAATATCTACATGGGCCCCAACGCGCAGAAGATCGTTACAAAGTACCTGCTGCGTCCTGGCGAGGCGTATTGCTTCTCGCCCATCGAGGCCGAAGCAGCCCGCAGAGAAAAGATGCACGAAGATCGCGATACGCCGCTGTCATGTGGCAACAAGCCCGGCAGCAACCGCAAAGACAAACCGAGCCGGCTGCGTCACGACCACTACGATCCGCAGAGCTACGGCAATGCCATCGCCCAGGCATGCGAACGTGCGTTCCCACTGCCCGAAAATCTCGGCCGCAAGAAGGGCGAAAGCAGGGACGCCTTTTTCAAAAGGTTGAAGAAGGACCCCGACCTGCGAGAGCAGGTCAAGCAGTGGCGCCGGGAGCATCGCTGGCACCCCCACCAGCTTCGCCACAATGCTGCGACGGAACTTCGAAAAGAGTTTGGTCTGGAGAGTGCCCGCATCATCCTGGGCCACCGCAGTTCCGCCGTCACCACCATCTACGCCGAAGAAGATAATCGCAGAGCCCTGGAAGTGATGGCCAAGTTTGGCTAA
- a CDS encoding DUF1580 domain-containing protein, whose amino-acid sequence MTIDIQQEKLITLRQAVDALPPIDGKRPRVNTIWRWCRIGIHGVRLEYIKVGRNIVTSLAAMNRFFVAVAKAEEPLVDYHLRPKPRVFMGPASRLRAIRAAQKRLEEAGI is encoded by the coding sequence ATGACAATCGATATCCAGCAGGAAAAACTGATCACTCTCAGACAGGCGGTGGACGCGCTGCCTCCAATAGATGGCAAGCGCCCCCGCGTGAACACCATCTGGCGATGGTGCCGCATCGGCATACACGGCGTTCGCCTGGAATACATCAAGGTCGGCCGCAATATCGTCACGTCACTGGCGGCAATGAATCGCTTCTTTGTGGCGGTTGCGAAGGCTGAAGAGCCGCTGGTGGATTATCACCTTCGACCCAAGCCCAGGGTATTTATGGGGCCGGCGTCCAGGCTTCGAGCCATCCGCGCTGCTCAAAAACGGCTGGAGGAGGCCGGAATCTGA
- a CDS encoding PD-(D/E)XK nuclease family protein, with amino-acid sequence MTILTNTALGTYRLCPRKYRNRYLYRLVRARRAVALRFGSAFHAGLDMFNKGSPSMVVLAWLKSAYDICPDWAEPADWQVEYQTLRQLLEAHFWRYSKDNLELMASETTFSIPLVDPATQLVSELFSLAGKIDAIVRMDDGRLALLEYKTAGEDIGPNSDYWQRLHADSQLSLYILAARAAGYDVSTCLYDVTRKPTIRCKKTETPEQYSTRLYEDINERPEYYFQRREIPTLEDELREFQVELWQQICALQDSMAHGRWYRNINRMTCAYCEYSELCFNNIHVDPGQTPLGFEIIADPHPELSA; translated from the coding sequence ATGACGATCCTGACCAACACAGCTTTGGGTACCTACCGCCTCTGCCCTCGCAAGTATCGCAACCGCTACCTCTACAGGCTGGTGCGGGCGCGCAGGGCGGTGGCCTTGCGATTTGGTTCGGCGTTCCATGCGGGCCTGGATATGTTCAACAAGGGCTCGCCCTCAATGGTCGTCTTGGCCTGGCTTAAGTCCGCCTACGACATCTGCCCCGACTGGGCGGAGCCGGCTGATTGGCAGGTCGAGTACCAGACGCTGAGGCAGCTTCTGGAGGCGCACTTCTGGCGGTACTCGAAAGACAACCTTGAGCTGATGGCCAGCGAAACGACCTTCAGCATCCCTCTCGTGGATCCGGCGACTCAGTTGGTAAGCGAGCTTTTCAGCCTAGCCGGCAAGATCGACGCCATCGTTCGCATGGACGACGGACGGCTTGCCCTGCTGGAGTACAAAACCGCCGGCGAAGACATCGGCCCAAACAGCGATTACTGGCAGCGGCTGCACGCCGACAGCCAGCTCTCCCTGTACATCCTGGCGGCGCGGGCGGCGGGCTATGACGTTTCGACGTGTCTTTATGACGTCACCCGCAAGCCCACCATCCGCTGCAAGAAGACCGAGACGCCCGAGCAGTACAGCACGCGCCTCTATGAAGACATCAATGAGCGGCCCGAGTACTACTTCCAGCGCCGCGAGATTCCGACCCTGGAAGATGAACTGCGGGAGTTCCAGGTCGAGCTGTGGCAGCAGATCTGTGCCCTCCAGGATTCGATGGCGCACGGGCGCTGGTATCGCAACATCAATCGAATGACCTGCGCGTACTGCGAGTACAGCGAACTGTGCTTCAACAACATCCACGTCGATCCGGGGCAGACGCCCCTTGGCTTTGAGATTATCGCCGACCCGCATCCGGAACTGTCTGCCTGA
- a CDS encoding ATP-binding protein, protein MTAVGVPARSTILHRHAPPVQTAQDQVAFGSIPSGAGHRIVVYGPGGVGKTTWSVTGPHPLAIFDLEESLPVLRGQLPEQLQQVINNVAAIQDRSGAEGWQGLRDALHMRGWDQIKTIVIDSATKAEEWAAAWVIKNVPHEKGNRIERIEDYGFGKGYSHIYETFLALLGDLDQHVRAGRNVVLIAHDCTAEVPNPAGEDYIRYEPRLQSPASGKNSIRLRVREWADHVLFIGYDLDAKDGKAKGSGTRTIYPVELPHCMAKSRTMSEPMPLNKFDTAVWARLLGQK, encoded by the coding sequence ATGACTGCAGTAGGAGTACCCGCCCGAAGCACAATTCTCCACCGTCACGCGCCGCCCGTTCAGACGGCACAGGACCAAGTCGCCTTTGGGAGCATCCCCTCCGGCGCCGGCCACCGGATCGTTGTCTACGGCCCCGGCGGCGTTGGCAAGACTACGTGGTCCGTGACGGGGCCCCATCCCCTGGCCATCTTTGACCTGGAGGAATCGCTGCCGGTCCTGCGGGGGCAATTGCCCGAGCAGCTCCAGCAAGTGATCAACAACGTCGCGGCAATCCAGGACAGGAGCGGCGCTGAGGGTTGGCAGGGTCTGCGCGATGCGCTGCATATGCGCGGCTGGGATCAGATCAAGACCATCGTAATCGACTCGGCGACCAAGGCCGAAGAGTGGGCGGCCGCCTGGGTGATCAAGAATGTACCCCACGAGAAGGGCAACCGGATCGAGCGGATCGAGGATTACGGCTTCGGCAAAGGCTACTCGCACATCTACGAGACGTTCCTGGCGCTGCTGGGCGATCTTGACCAGCACGTGCGCGCGGGCCGCAATGTCGTGCTCATCGCGCACGACTGCACGGCCGAAGTGCCCAATCCCGCCGGCGAAGATTACATCCGTTACGAGCCCAGGCTCCAGAGTCCCGCCAGCGGCAAAAACTCGATCCGCCTGCGCGTGCGTGAGTGGGCCGATCACGTGCTCTTCATCGGCTACGACCTCGATGCCAAAGACGGCAAAGCCAAGGGCAGCGGTACCCGGACCATCTACCCGGTGGAACTGCCGCACTGCATGGCCAAGAGCCGCACGATGAGTGAGCCCATGCCCCTGAACAAGTTCGATACCGCCGTCTGGGCCCGCCTGCTGGGCCAGAAATAG
- a CDS encoding VRR-NUC domain-containing protein, which produces MSLRASDVFRTTRARQKPEREVQRAILGYLRSIGALVAVTDAGAAYRAGSWGADTVPAGWPDITGLLPDGRFIGVECKAPGGRQSPVQKFMEQEIEHRCGLYVLACSIDDVREAIERDG; this is translated from the coding sequence ATGAGCCTGCGCGCCTCCGACGTCTTCCGCACCACCAGGGCCAGACAGAAGCCCGAGCGCGAGGTACAGCGGGCGATCCTGGGCTATCTCCGCTCCATCGGGGCACTGGTGGCCGTCACAGACGCCGGGGCGGCATATCGCGCCGGCTCATGGGGTGCTGACACAGTGCCGGCCGGATGGCCGGACATCACGGGTCTGCTTCCCGACGGCCGCTTCATTGGCGTCGAGTGCAAAGCCCCAGGCGGCCGCCAGTCGCCGGTGCAGAAGTTCATGGAGCAGGAGATCGAGCACCGCTGCGGGCTCTACGTGCTGGCCTGCAGTATCGACGACGTGCGGGAGGCAATCGAACGCGATGGATGA